A segment of the Arachis hypogaea cultivar Tifrunner chromosome 5, arahy.Tifrunner.gnm2.J5K5, whole genome shotgun sequence genome:
GGCTTCATCCTATTGGGGAGTTCCCAATTGAAATGGTAAAGTAAGAGAGCCAAAGGAAGTGTAACGCTGGCAACACCAAAAGTCATGCCAGGGCATATTCTTCTTCCTGCCCCAAATGGTAAATACTCAAAATTATTCCCTTTGAAGTCCAAAGAACTTTCTTCAAATCTCTCAGGTATAAAACTCTCAGAGTCATGCCAGTATTGGGGATCTCTTGCAATGGCCCACACATTAACCATCACTCTTGTTTTGATTGGTATAACATAGCCATGAATGTTGGTTGCTTCGGTGCATTCTCTAGGGATCAACAATGGAGTTGGTGAGTGTAATCTTAGTGTCTCTTTGACCACTAACTTTAAGTAACATAGATCTTCAATATCAGTTTCATGAATTGTTTTCTTTCCTCTAAGTGCTTCTCTTAATTCAGCTTGTGCCTTTGCCATCACTCTTGGGTTCTTTATCATTTCTGCCATGGCCCATTCTATTGTTGATGCTGTAGTATCTGTTCCAGCAGCAAACATGTCCTGTAaacaattgaaattttttattattattattattttttaatttagccaGTTTTAATCTCAAGGATACattttaagagtataataataaaaatattataaattttttatgaattcAATGTATTGaagatgtaaaaaaattatatttgacttTCACTTGAGAACTTCAGAATCAGTCAATAATGTTCATTTGAAAACTCCaaaatcatcattattattagcattatttttaaataattcttgGTCTAAATCAATATAGATTTTATCATCTCTTACAAAGTTACTCTGCAAccacataataatttttttattatatatttttaaactattttatgATGATGAAttaatataaaatgaaaaaaaaattcttcataTAGTGTTTATAAAAATGATCACTATAAAGCAATTAGGCAACTTctttttaaaaagtaataaacATTAATTTACTcgcagtttctttttttttatgtatttgatTCGGTCAGCATATTTATATAAATcttgttttatatataatttaataaaataaatcattattaaaataattaaatttgacataataaaacaataaaattgaataatttcACTTTTTATAGCAGTTTAATCTGACTTTTTCTACcaattaattgttattttttgtGACTCATACATAATATGATAATTAAAGAAACTATCttctcaattttttaattattttattgaatgtaatttttttattattaatattttttatatttttttattctacttaaGAATTATATACTGAAagatcatattttacaataataattgtcaaaaaaaattgagacatttctaatattcaaaatttttaattttaaattttttcatgaaCACATTAATACTAAGTATTTGTTATAGTGTTTATATAtagttgtttaatttattaaaaaaataatatttaatttaaaaatataaaaataaatattttaaatatttaatacttATAAGAATTTGCATTAATACTAACCTCAATGACGGCTTTGACGTTTGCAATTATTAGCTTGGTCTGGAGACTGCTACTTTGTTGGACTCTCAATAGAACATCAACAAGGTCTTCCTCCTCCGCATCGATCCTACcttctctttgtttcttttgatgtTCCATTACGATGTCCTCCAAGATCCTATCAAGTTTCTTGTGCAGCTTCTCCACCTTGGACTTCAACCCACTCAAATAATACAGAGGTTTCATCGACGGAAACAAATCCGCCCAATGAAACCCTCCAAGGATTTCCATtgcttctttaatcagaatcaCAAACTCATCATGCTCCTTGTTGTAGCTACCAAAAGTCGCCCTGTAAACAGAAGCGCTTATCAAGGAGAAAATCATGTCACTCAGATTGATCCGTGAACCCGCAGATTCACGGATCGTCTGAATGAGCTTTTCAGCCTCGGCTTCTCTTACAGAAGCCAGAGACTGAACCTTTTTCACACTCAAAAGCTCTAGGGTACATATCTTGCGCATATCTCTCCAGTAATCGCCGGACGGAGAGAATGCAATATCTGCAGGGCCATATACAAGGGTTGGAACAGCGGCAATGAAAGGCCTCTTTTGAAAACAGGCATCATGGGTTTTGAGAACTTCCTTGGCTAGCTTAGCGGAAGATACAACCACTGTGGAGTTCTCACCGAGTTTGAGGTGCATGATGGGTCCATATTTCTTTGCAAGTTCTCTGAAAGCACGGTGTGGTAATGGTCCTGCTAGAGCAAGTTGATGGATGTTACCAATGATGGGTAATTTCCATGGACCAGGTGGGAGTTTATAGGATCTTGGTTTGGAATATTTTGCAAGAAAATACAAGATTGTGAAGACCAAAATTGCAATAACCAAAAAGTAGGGTTGAGGTTccatgttattattaattaaacgAGCGACGGTGTGTGCTTGTAATGATTTTTGCTTTGATTCTGTCCTATTTATAcaatctttaatttatgtatgtaaaCGTAAATGATAAAGCTAAGCATAGAAGCTAGCTGCTCTATACAAAAAACTTATTTTggaagataaactataaaatattgTATATATATGTTTCAACTTAAAAGGTAAAATTTCTTTCCAAACGCATTTTATAAAATTCCTATTCCATCGTATGAAAATAAGGAAACGTACGTGATTTAGCTGgtgtttatttatctatttatttattaaattttccaATTACAATACTATTA
Coding sequences within it:
- the LOC112800637 gene encoding cytochrome P450 71D8 translates to MEPQPYFLVIAILVFTILYFLAKYSKPRSYKLPPGPWKLPIIGNIHQLALAGPLPHRAFRELAKKYGPIMHLKLGENSTVVVSSAKLAKEVLKTHDACFQKRPFIAAVPTLVYGPADIAFSPSGDYWRDMRKICTLELLSVKKVQSLASVREAEAEKLIQTIRESAGSRINLSDMIFSLISASVYRATFGSYNKEHDEFVILIKEAMEILGGFHWADLFPSMKPLYYLSGLKSKVEKLHKKLDRILEDIVMEHQKKQREGRIDAEEEDLVDVLLRVQQSSSLQTKLIIANVKAVIEDMFAAGTDTTASTIEWAMAEMIKNPRVMAKAQAELREALRGKKTIHETDIEDLCYLKLVVKETLRLHSPTPLLIPRECTEATNIHGYVIPIKTRVMVNVWAIARDPQYWHDSESFIPERFEESSLDFKGNNFEYLPFGAGRRICPGMTFGVASVTLPLALLLYHFNWELPNRMKPEDVDMTELAGLAIGRKHALCLIPTVYDP